One genomic region from Anabaena sp. PCC 7108 encodes:
- a CDS encoding DUF1636 family protein — MLNQKHTLFVCTTCGGKWENGKRVGESSGEKLLQQLQTLAQDREMQDKFCIQGVECMSACSHSCVIAFAAAGKSTYLFGDLPVDGSTSAILECANLYYTKADGLLPWSERPEPLKKGILAKIPALNKWAQLNITHS, encoded by the coding sequence ATGCTCAATCAAAAACATACTTTATTTGTCTGCACAACTTGTGGTGGTAAGTGGGAAAACGGTAAGCGAGTTGGTGAAAGTAGTGGAGAAAAACTACTACAACAGCTTCAAACACTTGCACAAGATAGAGAAATGCAGGATAAATTCTGCATTCAGGGGGTTGAATGTATGAGTGCTTGCAGTCATTCTTGTGTAATTGCTTTTGCAGCAGCAGGAAAATCAACCTATCTCTTTGGTGATTTACCCGTAGATGGTAGTACATCTGCAATACTAGAATGTGCAAATCTATACTATACTAAAGCGGATGGTTTGTTACCTTGGTCAGAACGACCAGAACCTTTGAAAAAAGGTATCTTAGCGAAAATTCCGGCACTAAATAAGTGGGCGCAATTGAACATCACTCATAGTTAA
- the nth gene encoding endonuclease III has translation MATKSLSKKQRALEILSRLQCLYPDATCSLNYSTPVQLLVATILSAQCTDERVNKVTPGLFGRFPDAETLANADLLELEELVRSTGFYRNKAKNIQGACRMIVSDFNSVVPNQMEELLKLPGVARKTANVVLAHAYGINAGVTVDTHVKRLSQRLGLTKNTEPVGIEKDLMKLLPQPDWENWSIRLIYHGRAVCKARSPGCNVCDLADLCAMKL, from the coding sequence TTGGCTACTAAATCATTATCTAAAAAACAACGCGCTTTAGAAATTCTTTCGCGTCTCCAGTGCCTTTATCCAGATGCTACTTGTTCCTTGAACTATTCAACTCCTGTGCAATTGCTAGTAGCAACCATTCTTTCTGCCCAATGTACAGATGAACGCGTAAATAAGGTGACACCAGGATTATTTGGTAGATTTCCTGATGCTGAAACTTTAGCAAATGCTGATTTATTAGAGTTAGAAGAATTGGTGCGTTCGACTGGTTTTTATCGCAACAAAGCGAAGAATATTCAAGGTGCTTGTCGCATGATTGTCAGTGATTTTAATTCTGTAGTTCCTAATCAAATGGAAGAACTTTTAAAGCTTCCAGGAGTAGCAAGGAAAACTGCAAATGTGGTGTTAGCTCATGCTTATGGGATTAATGCAGGAGTGACTGTAGACACTCATGTTAAGCGATTAAGTCAGCGTTTAGGTTTAACAAAAAATACTGAACCTGTTGGGATTGAGAAAGATTTAATGAAGTTATTACCCCAACCAGATTGGGAGAATTGGTCAATTCGTCTAATTTATCACGGACGGGCTGTGTGTAAGGCACGTTCTCCAGGTTGTAATGTTTGTGATTTGGCTGATTTGTGTGCAATGAAATTATAA
- the rseP gene encoding RIP metalloprotease RseP, whose amino-acid sequence MSVLAAIAVLAILILVHEAGHFIAARSQGIYVNRFSLGFGPVIFKYQGSQTEYAIRAFPLGGFVGFPDDDPDSEVPPNDPNLLRNRPVLDRAIVISAGVIANLIFAYLMLALQLGIVGIPQEFQYQPGVVVKPVNEQSVSYQAGIREGDIILAVNGQELTAGSDSTLLLTKEIQTHPNQQIDLKVQHQNEQISLTLTPKMGADGKGLVGIELGPNGKAVYRRPQNIGEIFSVAANRFQQLIVGTVKGFGQLATNFQQTVGQVSGPVNIVKIGAKLASDNIANLFSFAAIISINLAVINILPLPALDGGQLAFLLIEGLFGKPLPAKIQEGVMQTGLVLLLGLGIFLIVKETTQLTFQLDWVQKLFQ is encoded by the coding sequence ATGTCAGTTTTAGCAGCGATCGCAGTCTTGGCTATTTTGATTTTGGTACACGAAGCTGGACACTTTATAGCCGCTCGTTCTCAAGGTATTTACGTTAACCGCTTTTCCTTGGGTTTTGGCCCCGTAATTTTCAAGTACCAAGGATCACAAACGGAATATGCTATCCGCGCTTTTCCCTTGGGTGGCTTTGTCGGCTTTCCTGATGATGATCCAGATAGTGAAGTTCCTCCCAATGACCCAAATCTGCTGCGGAACCGTCCAGTTTTAGATCGGGCAATTGTCATTAGTGCCGGAGTAATTGCCAATTTAATTTTCGCCTATTTGATGTTAGCTTTGCAACTGGGTATCGTCGGCATACCACAGGAGTTCCAGTATCAACCAGGTGTAGTTGTCAAACCAGTAAATGAACAATCTGTTTCCTACCAAGCTGGTATTAGAGAAGGAGACATTATCCTGGCTGTTAATGGTCAAGAACTCACTGCTGGTAGCGATTCCACCTTATTGCTGACCAAGGAAATCCAAACTCATCCCAATCAGCAAATAGACTTAAAAGTTCAACACCAAAACGAACAAATATCTTTAACATTAACCCCCAAAATGGGTGCAGATGGCAAAGGTTTAGTAGGCATTGAACTAGGTCCTAATGGTAAAGCAGTATATCGCCGTCCCCAAAATATTGGTGAGATATTCAGCGTTGCAGCTAACAGATTTCAACAATTAATTGTTGGTACAGTCAAAGGTTTTGGACAATTAGCTACCAACTTTCAACAAACTGTTGGACAAGTTTCTGGCCCAGTTAATATTGTCAAAATCGGTGCAAAATTAGCATCTGACAATATTGCAAATCTGTTCTCTTTCGCCGCAATTATCAGCATTAACTTGGCAGTTATCAACATTTTGCCTTTACCAGCATTAGATGGTGGTCAACTGGCTTTCTTGCTAATTGAAGGTTTATTTGGTAAACCCTTACCAGCCAAAATTCAAGAAGGCGTGATGCAAACTGGTTTAGTGTTACTTTTAGGATTAGGCATTTTCCTGATTGTTAAAGAAACCACACAGTTAACCTTCCAGTTAGATTGGGTGCAAAAACTGTTTCAGTGA
- the hemN gene encoding oxygen-independent coproporphyrinogen III oxidase, with amino-acid sequence MVFLLPGVRFDLDLIKKYDTRAPRYTSYPPATELSEAFTATDFQAAITASNQRQTPLSLYFHIPFCQSTCYFCGCNTVISNNKNIAKPYLEHLVQEIQNTTALIDTNRKVLQVHWGGGTPNYLELDQVEFLWNKINRYFNIDSQAEVSIEINPRYVTREYIHFLKDIGFNRISFGIQDFNPEVQVAVNRIQPEAMLFDAMGWIKEAKFDSVNVDLIYGLPYQNLQTFRETIQKTISLDPDRIVVFNFAYVPWMKPVQKRIPQDALPAAQEKLDMLKMTIEELTGNKYLFIGMDHFAKTNDELAIAQSNGTLKRNFQGYTTHAETELFGFGSTSISMLEDAYAQNHKGLKDYYKAVSAGIIPTTKGVKLSHDDIIRRDVIMSIMSHFQLHKSGIEAKYHISFDQYFSLELEELKPLEADGLVNLLADEIQITDIGRLLVRNIAVIFDTHTRTKETKFSRAI; translated from the coding sequence ATGGTCTTTCTATTACCTGGTGTAAGGTTTGATCTGGATCTGATTAAAAAGTATGATACTCGCGCACCCAGATATACCAGCTATCCACCTGCTACAGAATTAAGTGAAGCATTCACCGCTACAGATTTTCAAGCAGCAATTACCGCTTCTAATCAACGACAAACACCCCTATCTTTGTATTTCCATATTCCCTTTTGTCAGAGTACTTGTTATTTTTGTGGCTGTAATACAGTTATTTCTAATAACAAGAATATTGCCAAACCATACTTGGAACATTTGGTGCAAGAAATCCAAAATACCACGGCTTTGATTGATACAAACAGAAAAGTGCTGCAAGTTCATTGGGGTGGTGGTACTCCTAATTATTTGGAACTTGATCAAGTTGAATTTTTGTGGAACAAGATTAATCGTTATTTCAACATTGATTCACAAGCTGAAGTTTCAATTGAAATTAACCCCCGCTATGTAACTAGAGAGTACATCCATTTTCTGAAAGATATTGGCTTTAATCGCATTAGTTTTGGTATCCAGGATTTTAACCCAGAAGTGCAAGTAGCGGTAAACCGTATTCAACCAGAAGCAATGCTTTTTGATGCTATGGGTTGGATTAAAGAAGCTAAATTTGACAGTGTGAATGTGGATTTAATTTATGGTTTACCCTACCAAAATCTTCAGACTTTTCGGGAAACTATACAAAAGACTATTTCTCTAGATCCTGATAGAATTGTGGTGTTTAATTTTGCTTATGTACCGTGGATGAAACCTGTGCAGAAAAGGATACCTCAAGATGCATTACCCGCAGCACAGGAAAAGTTAGATATGCTCAAAATGACGATTGAGGAGTTAACAGGTAACAAGTATCTGTTTATCGGGATGGATCATTTTGCCAAAACTAATGACGAATTAGCTATTGCTCAAAGTAATGGTACTCTAAAACGTAACTTCCAAGGTTACACCACCCATGCAGAAACGGAACTTTTTGGTTTTGGTTCTACATCGATTAGTATGCTAGAAGATGCTTATGCTCAAAATCATAAAGGATTAAAGGATTATTACAAAGCAGTTTCAGCAGGTATAATCCCTACTACTAAAGGTGTCAAACTGAGTCATGATGATATTATTAGACGTGATGTAATTATGTCTATCATGTCTCATTTCCAGCTACACAAGTCAGGTATTGAAGCCAAATACCACATCAGTTTTGATCAATATTTCTCTCTGGAATTAGAGGAATTAAAACCTTTAGAAGCTGATGGATTAGTCAATTTATTAGCTGATGAAATCCAAATTACTGATATTGGGAGATTATTGGTGAGAAATATTGCTGTCATCTTCGATACTCATACAAGAACTAAAGAGACAAAATTCTCTCGCGCAATTTAA
- a CDS encoding heme oxygenase (biliverdin-producing), giving the protein MSNNLAIKLRSGTQQAHTDAENVGFMKCFVQGVIDRDCFIQLLKNLYFVYSELEAAIEKNKQHPVISVVYFPELKRQASLEKDMEFYYGSQWYKRISPSTATQNYIARIQEISAHEPALLLGHSYTRYMGDLSGGQMLQKIAQSTLKLSGYEGTSFYNFEQIPDKQAFKNKYRQALDTVPVDDTNVDQIVAEANHAFYLNTQIIKELESILILALGRATYNDLI; this is encoded by the coding sequence ATGAGTAATAATTTAGCCATCAAATTGCGTTCTGGTACTCAACAAGCTCATACAGACGCAGAAAATGTCGGATTCATGAAATGTTTTGTCCAAGGTGTTATTGATAGAGACTGCTTTATTCAGTTGTTGAAGAACTTGTATTTTGTTTACAGTGAGCTAGAAGCAGCAATTGAGAAAAATAAACAACATCCTGTAATTAGTGTAGTTTATTTTCCTGAACTAAAGCGCCAAGCTTCCCTAGAAAAAGACATGGAGTTTTATTATGGAAGTCAATGGTACAAGAGAATCTCACCTTCAACTGCTACTCAAAATTACATTGCTCGTATTCAAGAAATATCTGCTCATGAACCTGCATTATTGTTAGGTCATTCATATACTCGTTATATGGGTGATCTTTCTGGGGGACAAATGCTACAAAAAATTGCTCAATCTACTTTGAAATTGTCTGGATATGAAGGAACTTCCTTTTATAACTTTGAGCAAATTCCAGATAAGCAAGCATTCAAAAACAAGTATCGTCAAGCATTAGATACAGTACCTGTTGATGATACAAATGTTGATCAAATTGTAGCAGAAGCCAACCATGCTTTTTACTTGAATACGCAGATAATTAAGGAGTTAGAAAGTATTTTAATACTAGCCCTTGGTCGAGCCACATATAATGACTTAATTTGA
- the acsF gene encoding magnesium-protoporphyrin IX monomethyl ester (oxidative) cyclase, translated as MVKSLETPAVELLKPGVKAPVQETLLTPRFYTTDFDAVAKMDISAHEEEIRAIVEELKADYNRHHFVRDDEFKQSWDHIEGEKRLAFIDFLERSCTSEFSGFLLFKELSRRIKDSNPLLSEAFGYLARDEARHAGFLNKSMADFNLSLDLSYLTKNRTYTFFPPEWVIYTVYLSEKIGYWRYILVYRHMAQNPEFQFYPLFRKFESWCQDENRHGDFFKALLRSQPQLWNNWKARLWVRFFLLTVFVTHTMTVFERANFYEILGVHPRKYNNQVIEETNKTAARAFPLILNTNHPYFFWYLEQCAINNQKIIELNNSKRGLIVKFFKKMPLMKNIVWYMLKLYLIKPINAEKTREAIC; from the coding sequence ATGGTTAAGTCGTTGGAAACTCCCGCAGTTGAGTTATTGAAACCAGGTGTCAAAGCCCCGGTTCAAGAAACATTATTAACTCCCCGTTTTTATACCACAGATTTTGATGCTGTGGCAAAAATGGATATTTCTGCTCATGAGGAGGAAATCAGGGCAATAGTTGAAGAACTCAAGGCTGATTATAACCGCCATCACTTCGTTCGTGATGATGAATTTAAACAGTCGTGGGATCACATTGAGGGAGAGAAGAGACTAGCCTTTATTGACTTTTTAGAACGTTCCTGCACTTCAGAATTTTCAGGGTTTTTGCTGTTTAAAGAATTATCTCGTCGTATCAAAGATAGTAACCCTTTGCTATCAGAAGCTTTTGGTTATTTAGCACGAGATGAAGCCCGTCATGCAGGGTTTTTAAATAAGTCTATGGCAGATTTTAATCTTTCCCTGGACTTAAGTTATTTAACTAAAAATCGCACTTATACATTCTTTCCTCCAGAATGGGTAATTTACACAGTTTACCTGTCTGAAAAAATTGGCTATTGGCGATATATTTTAGTGTATCGCCACATGGCACAAAATCCAGAATTCCAGTTTTATCCACTGTTTCGGAAGTTTGAAAGTTGGTGTCAGGATGAAAATAGACACGGGGATTTCTTCAAAGCTTTGTTACGTTCTCAACCCCAGTTATGGAATAATTGGAAAGCGCGGTTATGGGTGCGGTTCTTCTTATTAACGGTGTTTGTTACCCACACAATGACCGTATTTGAACGAGCTAATTTCTATGAAATATTAGGAGTTCATCCTCGTAAATACAATAATCAGGTAATTGAAGAAACCAACAAAACCGCAGCGAGGGCATTTCCCCTGATCTTGAATACAAATCACCCTTACTTTTTCTGGTATTTGGAACAATGTGCAATCAATAACCAGAAAATCATCGAACTCAATAACAGTAAGCGTGGGCTAATTGTCAAGTTCTTCAAAAAAATGCCGTTGATGAAAAACATCGTTTGGTATATGTTGAAACTTTACCTGATTAAACCTATCAACGCCGAAAAGACTCGTGAGGCTATTTGTTAA
- a CDS encoding amino acid ABC transporter substrate-binding protein, producing MYRNLAPIILGLIFPAIIPGVAGAETVMQKVARTGVLTAGTSRDALPFAYADNQGKLTGYSVDMLTLIQKQLEKELGKKIKLQLVGVTPAERIPKIINRQVDIVCDASSFTWERDKKVDFSSSYGVTGTQILIKKDSNLGSLESLIGKRVGVLAGTTNEQAIKEIQPQAKLVYFQARAEGFAALEQGKIDAFASDSILLEGWLQTAKNQDSFAIAPPRPYSREGIACMVPENNSKFLDSVNYSLIKFMQGFVNNNPKYVAIFDRWFGSQGAVYLNRDLRDLAVETMQLMIDFHEEIPKKDF from the coding sequence ATGTATAGAAATCTTGCGCCTATAATACTTGGTTTGATATTTCCAGCAATTATACCTGGTGTTGCAGGGGCAGAAACTGTAATGCAAAAAGTAGCGCGGACAGGAGTATTAACCGCCGGTACGAGCAGAGATGCTTTACCCTTCGCCTACGCTGATAATCAAGGGAAATTGACTGGTTATTCGGTGGATATGCTGACTTTGATTCAGAAGCAGTTAGAGAAAGAATTAGGCAAAAAAATTAAACTTCAATTAGTTGGAGTTACCCCAGCAGAAAGGATTCCCAAGATAATTAACCGACAAGTTGATATTGTCTGTGATGCTAGTAGTTTTACTTGGGAGCGAGATAAAAAAGTGGATTTTTCGAGCAGCTATGGTGTCACAGGTACTCAAATCTTAATTAAGAAGGATAGCAATTTAGGGTCGCTTGAATCTCTCATTGGTAAGCGTGTGGGTGTGCTGGCTGGAACTACCAACGAACAAGCAATCAAGGAGATACAACCCCAAGCCAAGCTTGTATATTTTCAGGCTAGGGCAGAAGGATTTGCTGCTTTGGAACAGGGCAAAATTGACGCTTTTGCATCCGATAGTATTCTTTTAGAGGGATGGTTACAGACAGCAAAAAATCAAGATAGTTTTGCGATCGCACCCCCTCGTCCCTACTCACGAGAAGGAATTGCTTGCATGGTTCCTGAGAATAACTCTAAATTCCTCGACTCAGTGAATTATTCCCTCATCAAGTTTATGCAAGGATTTGTTAATAATAACCCCAAATATGTGGCAATTTTTGACCGTTGGTTTGGTTCTCAAGGTGCTGTATATCTAAATCGGGACTTACGTGATTTAGCAGTAGAAACTATGCAATTGATGATAGATTTTCATGAGGAGATTCCCAAAAAAGATTTTTAG
- the recN gene encoding DNA repair protein RecN, producing the protein MLLCLRIENFALIDQLELDFGAGLNVLTGETGAGKSIILDAIDAVLGGKVSSRVIRTGTSRALVEGTFSLNPFLAAWLSEQEIDLIDDNSVIISREISTTISNIRSRSRVNGVLVNRQIMAGLRDRLVEITAQGQTVQVGQSAQVRNWLDLYGGDSLMQQRQKVAVAFIAYQQAHQTLEKRRTSERERLQQLDLLTYQVQELGAANLSDAQEMEQLTQERERLNHVVDLQQMSYKVYQALYQNEDETPTAADLLGDSETILNHMVEFDSHLQSLLELVRDAVAAVMEVGRQISAYGEGLEADPQRLEEVEERIRELKQICRKYGPTLTEAIAYYERIQKELAELNNSELSIETLEQQEQTCLHHLNKVSQILTQLRCQTAANLESHLLAELKPLAMEKVKFQVEITPIPPTAIGVDKITFMFSPNPGEPIQPLTEIASGGEMSRFLLALKACFNQHDGADTMVFDEIDVGVSGRVAQAIAEKLHQLSQNQQVLCVTHQPLIAAMADRHFRVDKQVINKNGNTEQRTVVRVTSLDNLSTRREELAQLAGGKSANQAIAFAESLLLQAANHRRQEQS; encoded by the coding sequence ATGTTGCTATGCCTCAGAATTGAGAATTTTGCCCTCATTGACCAACTGGAATTGGATTTTGGCGCTGGGTTGAACGTGTTAACAGGAGAAACTGGCGCGGGAAAGTCGATTATTTTGGATGCGATTGATGCAGTTTTAGGTGGTAAAGTTTCTAGTCGTGTAATTCGCACCGGCACGAGTCGCGCTTTGGTGGAAGGTACTTTCAGTTTAAATCCTTTCCTAGCGGCTTGGTTGAGTGAACAGGAAATTGATTTAATTGATGATAATTCTGTAATAATTAGTCGAGAAATCAGCACGACTATAAGTAATATCCGCAGTCGTTCCCGTGTGAATGGAGTGTTAGTAAATCGGCAAATTATGGCTGGTTTGCGCGACCGCTTGGTGGAAATTACCGCCCAAGGACAAACTGTACAAGTGGGACAATCTGCTCAAGTTCGAAATTGGTTAGATTTATATGGTGGCGACTCTTTGATGCAACAACGCCAAAAAGTTGCTGTTGCTTTTATTGCTTATCAACAAGCACACCAAACTTTAGAAAAACGCCGTACTTCCGAACGAGAACGTTTACAACAACTGGATTTACTCACCTATCAAGTGCAAGAATTGGGTGCAGCAAATCTCAGTGATGCTCAAGAAATGGAACAATTGACACAGGAAAGAGAACGCCTCAATCACGTTGTTGATTTGCAACAAATGAGTTACAAAGTTTATCAGGCTTTGTATCAAAATGAAGATGAAACTCCAACCGCTGCGGATTTATTGGGAGATAGTGAAACGATATTAAATCACATGGTAGAGTTCGATTCTCACTTACAATCTTTGCTGGAATTGGTGCGAGATGCAGTAGCAGCAGTGATGGAAGTGGGAAGACAAATTAGTGCTTATGGGGAAGGATTAGAAGCAGATCCGCAACGGTTAGAAGAGGTTGAGGAAAGGATTCGGGAATTAAAACAAATTTGTCGTAAATACGGACCGACTCTTACGGAAGCGATCGCTTATTATGAACGTATCCAAAAAGAATTAGCTGAACTTAATAACAGTGAATTATCAATAGAAACTTTAGAACAACAAGAACAAACTTGTTTACACCACCTCAACAAAGTCAGTCAGATATTAACTCAACTGCGTTGTCAAACTGCGGCTAATTTAGAATCTCATTTATTAGCTGAACTTAAGCCCTTAGCAATGGAAAAGGTAAAATTTCAAGTTGAAATTACACCAATTCCTCCTACCGCTATAGGTGTAGATAAAATTACTTTTATGTTTAGCCCTAACCCTGGTGAACCTATACAACCATTAACAGAAATTGCTTCTGGTGGGGAAATGAGCAGATTTTTACTAGCTTTAAAAGCTTGTTTTAATCAACATGATGGGGCTGATACAATGGTATTTGATGAAATTGATGTTGGTGTATCGGGAAGAGTTGCTCAAGCTATTGCTGAGAAATTACACCAACTTAGTCAAAATCAACAGGTATTATGTGTTACTCATCAACCTTTAATTGCCGCAATGGCAGATCGACATTTTCGAGTTGATAAACAAGTAATTAATAAAAATGGTAACACTGAACAGCGTACAGTTGTCAGAGTTACCAGTTTGGATAATTTAAGTACTCGTCGGGAAGAACTAGCACAGTTAGCAGGTGGTAAATCTGCCAATCAAGCGATCGCATTTGCCGAATCTCTGTTATTACAAGCTGCAAACCACCGTCGTCAAGAACAAAGTTAA
- a CDS encoding photosystem I reaction center subunit IX, translating into MTIIAPRREEFDFFELWDRFCAWVTSTENRLYIGWFGVLMIPTLLAATTCFVIAFIAAPAVDMEGIREPIRGSLMDGNNIITAAVVPTSAAIGLHFYPIWEAASLDEWLYNGGPYQLIVLHFLIGIWCYLGQLWELSYRLGMRPWISIAYSAPVIAATSVLLVYPIGQGSFADGLPLGIAGTFHFMLAFQGDHNILMHPFHMLGVAGVFGGALLSSLHGSLVTSTLLRKTDENESPNAGYKLGQRHVTYAYLAGHYGYLGRLLIPPFASRNHRAFHFLQAALPTIGIWFAAAGVVSMSFNLNGFNFNHSILDSQGAVIRTDADMLNRANLGIQAMHAPNVHIFPIVMFSGDAIPVNLVML; encoded by the coding sequence ATGACTATCATTGCTCCACGTCGAGAAGAATTCGATTTCTTTGAACTATGGGATCGCTTTTGTGCTTGGGTGACTAGCACAGAAAATCGTCTCTATATTGGCTGGTTTGGCGTTTTAATGATTCCCACCTTGTTAGCTGCCACCACTTGTTTTGTAATTGCTTTTATCGCTGCACCGGCAGTAGATATGGAAGGTATTAGAGAGCCAATTCGAGGTTCTCTAATGGATGGGAACAATATAATTACAGCCGCAGTAGTGCCAACTTCTGCTGCAATTGGTCTTCACTTTTACCCAATTTGGGAAGCTGCTTCATTAGATGAATGGCTTTATAATGGTGGTCCATATCAACTCATTGTCCTGCATTTTCTGATTGGAATTTGGTGCTATTTAGGGCAATTATGGGAGTTAAGTTATCGTTTGGGTATGCGTCCGTGGATTTCCATTGCTTATTCTGCACCAGTCATAGCAGCCACATCAGTATTGCTAGTTTACCCAATTGGTCAAGGTAGCTTTGCTGACGGTTTACCCCTTGGTATAGCAGGTACATTTCACTTTATGTTGGCATTCCAAGGAGACCATAATATTTTGATGCACCCCTTCCATATGTTGGGAGTTGCGGGAGTATTTGGTGGTGCATTATTGAGTTCCTTACATGGTTCTTTGGTAACATCTACTTTACTGCGAAAAACTGACGAAAATGAATCTCCCAATGCTGGATATAAGTTAGGTCAGCGTCATGTAACCTATGCCTATTTAGCAGGACATTATGGTTATCTTGGTCGCTTGTTAATTCCTCCTTTTGCAAGTCGAAATCACCGCGCATTTCATTTTTTGCAAGCTGCATTACCAACAATTGGTATTTGGTTTGCCGCAGCCGGGGTAGTGAGTATGTCCTTTAATTTGAATGGTTTTAACTTCAATCATTCAATTTTAGATAGCCAAGGTGCAGTCATTAGAACCGATGCGGATATGCTCAATCGAGCTAATTTGGGTATTCAAGCCATGCACGCTCCTAATGTCCATATTTTCCCAATAGTTATGTTTAGCGGCGACGCAATTCCTGTGAATTTAGTGATGTTGTAG